A section of the Thermoplasmatales archaeon genome encodes:
- a CDS encoding TM0996/MTH895 family glutaredoxin-like protein, producing the protein MKIEIFGTGCAKCKALEKRVREAVEEIGRDIEIVKIEDIGEIINRGVIATPALAIDGKIKVAGRIPSKEEIKEMIG; encoded by the coding sequence ATGAAGATTGAGATATTCGGCACTGGTTGTGCGAAGTGCAAAGCGCTTGAAAAAAGGGTGAGGGAAGCAGTTGAAGAAATAGGAAGAGACATAGAAATTGTAAAGATTGAGGATATTGGAGAAATAATAAATCGTGGAGTAATAGCAACGCCTGCACTTGCAATAGATGGAAAAATAAAGGTAGCGGGAAGGATACCAAGTAAGGAGGAAATAAAGGAAATGATAGGATGA